The genomic DNA ACCGCCTCGGCCATGATCAGCCCGCCGGTGCTGTCGAGGTTGCGGCGCATGCGCGCGGCATCCACCGTCATCCCCTCGGCCACCAGCACGGCCTGTTCCAGCGTGCCATGCGTCAGCAGCAGGCTCTGGAAGATCGCCAGCGGCTCGGCCTGCCAGGGGCCGGTGCCGCGCTCCTGGTCGTGCGGCAGGGCGGCCAGCATCTGCGGCACCAGCGCGCCCACCCCGCGCGCCTGGGCGATCACGTATTCGCAGGCGATCGGGTTGCGCTTCTGCGGCATGGTGGAGGAGCCGCCGCGCCCGGGGGCATGCGGCTCGGCCACCTCGGCCACCTCGGTCTGCATCAGCAGCATGAAGTCTGTGGCGAACTTGCTGAGCGAGCCGGTCAGCAGCCCGCACCAGGAAACCAGCTCGGCGAAGCCGTCATGCGCGACATGCCAGGGGATCTCCGGCTCGGCGAGATCCAGCTCCCGCGCCAGGCCGGCCAGCACCTCCGCCCCCCGGTCGCCCAGCGAGGCCAGCGTGCCCACCGCGCCGCCGAACTCCACCCGCAGCACGCGCGGCCGCAGCTCCGCCAGCCGCTCCCGCATCCGCAGCAGGGGCGAGAGCCAGACGGCGCATTTGTAGCCGAAGGTCACCGGCAGGGCGTGCTGGAGATGCGTGCGCCCGGCCATCACCGTGCCGCGATGCTCCTCGGCCCGCGCCGCCAGCGCGGCGCAGACCCGGTCCAGGTCCCGTTCGATGATCGCCAGCGCGTCGCGGATCACCAGCACCGTGGCGGTGTCGAGGATGTCCTGGGTGGTGGCGCCCCAATGGGTCCAGCGGCCGGCTTCCGCCCCGGCGGCCTGGGAAAGCTGCTTCACCAGCCCCACCACCGGATAGCCCGTGTTGCGGGTGGAGACGGCGAGGGCGGCCATGTCGAGATTCCCGACCTGTGCCGCCGCGGTGATGGCGGGCGCGGCATCGGCGGGGATCAGCCCCAGCCGGGCCTCGACCCGGGCCAGCGCCGCCTCCACGTCGAGCATGCGCTGCAGCCAGGCGCGGTCGCCCGCCGCCTCGCGCAGCGCCTCGCTGCCGTAGAGCGCGCCGAAGACGGCGCTGTCGGCCGGGTTGACGGTCACGGCGCTTCCCCCGCCATCTCCGTCAGCGCCTTCTTGGCCAGCTTCAGCGCATGGTTGGCCACCGGCACGCCGGCATAGGCGCCGACCTGGAGCAGCACCTCCGCGATCTCCTCCGGCGAGACGCCCGTGTTGCGCGTGGCGCGGACATGCAGGACGAACTCGTCCTCCCGCCCCAGCGCCGCCATCATGGCCAGGGTGAGCAGGGAACGCGTGTGCCGCGGCAGGCCAGGGCGGGTCCAGATCTGCCCCCAGACATTGCGCGTGATGTAGTCTTGGAAGGGCTGGTCCAGCGGCGTCACCGCGGCGCTGGCGCGGGCGACATGCGCCTCGCCCAGCACGGATTTCCGCACCGCCAGCCCGGCGGCATAGGCATCGCCCGCCGCGACCGGCGCCTGGGCGGTGAGGAAGCCGCGCATGGCGGCGACCACCGCCTCGGGGCGCTCCATGGTCGGGATATGGGCGGTGTCGGGGATCACCTCCAGCCGCGCGCCGGGGATGGCGTCGCGCAGCGCCTCGGCGCTGGCCAGCGGCGTCGCCTGGTCGCCATCGCCCACCAGCACCAGGGTCGGCACGCTCAGGCGGCGGGAGGTCTCGGTCAGGTCGGCGGCGGCGATGGCCTCGGCGGCACCGGCATAGCCCTCCGGATCGGTCCGGCGCAGCATGGCGCGCAGAGCGTCGGTGCGCGGCTCGCCCAGCGAGGCCGGGGTCACCCAGCGCGCCACCACCGTCTCCACCAGGGGCGCCATGCCCTCGGCCCGCACCGTGGCGGCGCGGTCGATCCAGCCCTGGGCGGGGGGGATGGCCAGCGCCGTGTCCACCAGCGTCAGGCTGCGCACCCGGCCCGGCGCCTGGGCGGCGAGAGACTGGGCGATCATGCCGCCGATGGAGATGCCGGCGACATGCGCGCTCTCCACCCCCATCAGGTCCAGCAGGCCCAGCATGTCGCGGGCCATGCCCTCGATGCTGTAGGGGCCGGGGGTGACGCCGCTCATCCCATGGCCGCGCAGGTCCGGGCGGATGACGCGGTAGCGGTTCGAGAAGGCTTCCGCCGGCTCCTCCCAGATCCCGGCATTCGTGCCCAGCGAGTGGAGCAGGAGCAGGACCTCACCATTGGCGGGGCCGGAGACCTGTGCCTGAAAGGTGTTGCCGTCCAGACGGAGAAACATCGTGAGCCTCCCGAAAGCCTAGCTGGGACAAAGCCGCCCGGTCACGGCTTCGCCCTTTCGCGCCGGCTCCGCAAGCCCCCTCTTTCGGAAAGATTTTCCAGAAAAGGGGCCCAATGCTCTCCCCGGCGCCGGAGTTCCCCGGGGATCAGCCCGGCCTGTTGCCCACCATCTCCGCGAAGTGCCGCAGCATACGCTCCGGATCGGGCTCCCGCCCGGTGAAGAGGCGGAAGGCCTGCACCGCCTGGAACACAGCCATGCCGCCGCCGCTCAGCGTGCGGCAGCCCAGCGCGCGGGCGGTGCGGAGCAGCTCGGTTTCCAGCGGGAAATAGACGATCTCGGACACCCAGAGCGCCGGGCGCAGCAGCTCCGCCGGCAGCGGCAGGCCGGGATGCGCGGCCATACCGGTCGGGGTGCAGTGGACCAGCCCGTTCGCCGCTGCCATGGCGGCGGGCAGGTCGGCGCAGGCCACCGCGCGGCCCGCGCCGAAACGCTCCGACAGCGAGGCGGCGAGCGCCTGGGCGCGGGCGGGGTCCATGTCCTGGATGGAGAGCTGCCCGACGCCCATGGTCAGCAGCGCATGCGCCACCGCCGCCCCGGCCCCGCCGGCACCGAGCTGCACCACGCGGTCCAGCGCGACGCCCTCCATGTTGCGGCGGAAGGCCTCGGCATAGCCGGACCAGTCGGTGTTGTGGCCGATCCGCTTTCCGTCGCGCAGCAGCACGGTGTTCACCGCGCCCAGCGCCGCCGCATCGGGGGAGAGTTCGTCCAGCAGCGGGATCACCGCCTGCTTGCAGGGATGGGTGATGTTCAACCCGGTGAAGCCCATGCGCTCCGCCGCCTGCAACAGTTCCGGCAACGCCTCTACGCCCAGGCCCAGCGCATGCAGGTCGATCAGCTTGTACTGGGAGCGCAGGCCCTGCTCGTCGCCCTCGCGCTCATGCATCGCCGGGGTGAGGGAGGCCTGGATGCCGTGGCCGATCAGCCCGCAGAGAACCGCCTGGTGTGCCATCACTTGCTCTCCCCGATCAGGCGCGCGACCCGTTGCAGTGCCAGCGTGTAGCCCTGGGTGCCGAAGCCCGCGATCACGCCGCTGGCCGCCAGCGTCACATAGGAATGATGCCGGAAGCTCTCGCGCTGGTGCACGTTGGAAATATGCACCTCGATGATCGGCCCCTCGAAGGTCTTCAGCGCATCGAGGATGGCCACCGAGGTATGGGTGAAAGCGGCCGGGTTGATCACGATGCCCGCCGCCACCTCCCGCGCCTCGTGGATCCAGTCGATGATCTCGTATTCGCGGTTGCTCTGGTGGAAGCGGATTTCCAGCCCCAGCCCGGCGGCCGTCTCGCGGCAGGCCTGCTCCACATCGGCCAGGGTTTCATGGCCGTAGATCTGCGGCTGTCGCTTGCCCAGCAGGTTCAGGTTGGGTCCGTTCAGGACATAGACCATGCGTGTCACTGGACATTCTCCCTATCGGGTCCCGGAACCCATGGCCGCCCGGCCTCCGGTCCGGCTGCCCGGGCTGAGGTAGCCCGGATGTGGACTAACCGGTTAATCCAAGTCAACGGAAAACTCTCTCATTTAGATGTCTTCATACTCCCGCACACGGCCGGGAGCGATGGTCAGGCATTGCTCTGCCACGGGCCTCGCCCGGCGAGCCGGCCGCATCCGGCTGAACCGAAAAGGACCGGCGCCCGGCTTCGGTCCCTGGGGGCGTAAAGGGCAGCGGGGAGTACCAGAGGAGCGGGCGGCGATGCCCTCCGGGAGCAGTCCCGGGACGCCAGGGCCGGAAGCCAAGGCGTCATCCCAGCCCACGATCCTCAGATCAGCCCGAGTTCCCGCAATTCGCGGCGCAGGCGCGGCGGTAGGGCGTCCAGCCCTTCCGCCACCGTGCCATCCGCCGGCAGGTCGGCCGGGGCGGCTTCCGGTTGCAGGTAGCGCCAGCCCTGGAAGGGCTTCTGCGGGCGCATCTCCACCGGCACCAGCTCCGGGTCGAGCACGAGGCCGACCTGGGCGCGGCCATCGGCGGTCTGGCCCTCCTCCAGCCCGACCAGCCTTTGCCGGACGCGCACGAAGCCTGCCACCACCCAATAGATGGAGCCACCGGCCAGGAGCTCCCCGCCCCGGCGCGGGATCATCCGCGTCCAGTGGCGCAGCGGCGGCTGTTCGGCGAGGCGGCGGGCCTGGATCTGGCGCAGTTCGGCCACGTCCTTCGGGCCGACGGAGAGCTTGATGAGGTGCAGCACGGTGGCGCCCATCTGCGCCGCCCCGCCGCCATCGGCAAGGTCCATCGGTGCCGGCCATGACGGGGCAGGGGCACACGGGACGCAGATGTGATGGCTTACGGGGGCGCCGGACGGATTGCGCCACGGCATAAGGGGGACCAAGGCGGTCCGCCTTCCGGGGCGGGCGGCCGCATGGTCATGGGGCGCCTCCGGGATGGGATGGCGCGCGGCGGGTTGGGGCCGGCATCTGCCGAGCCGGAGGAGTGGCGAAGCGATGGACCGGGACAGGCTGGAGCGGCACGAGATCGGCAGCGGGGCGCTGCGGGCAGTGATCTCGGTGCAGGGCGCCGAGCTCCAGTCCCTGCGCGACGCCTCCGGCGAGGAATGGCTCTGGCAGGCGGGCCCCGCCTGGCCGCGCCATGCGCCGGTCCTGTTCCCGATCGTCGGCCGCCTGCCGGGCGACACGCTGCGCCACGCGGAGGGAACCCACCGGATGACGCAGCACGGCTTCGCCCGGGACCGCCGCTTCACCTGGCTCGCCCTGACCGAGACGGCCTGCGCCCTGCGCCTGACGGAGGATGCGGAAACGCTCGCGGCCTATCCCTTCCCCTTCACCCTCGACGTCGCCTTCGCCGTGGCCGAATCCGCGCTGGCCTGCACCGTGACGGTGGCCAATACGGGCGAGGCGCCCATGCCCTTCTCGGTCGGCGCCCATCCGGCCTTCGCCTGGCCGCTGCCGCGCGGCGGAGCGCGGGAGGAGCATGGCGTGACCTTCCTGCCCGATGCCGCGGCCCCGCCCGGCACGCTGCGCGACAGCCTGCCGGTGCGGCGGCTGTCCAACGGGCTGCTCGACCGGGCGGAAACCCTGCCGCTGCGCCAGGGCCGGCTGCGGCTGGAGGACGAGCTGTTCCGCAAGGACGCACTGGTGATGACGTGGCTGTCCGCCCATGCGCTGCGCTATGACGGCCCGGGCGGCGCGATGCTGGAGATGGTCTGGGAGGGCTACGAGGATTTCGGCCTCTGGTCCAAGCCGGGCGCGGAGTTCCTCTGCCTGGAGCCCTGGGCGGGCTATGCCAGCCCGCTCGGCTGGGACGGGGAATTCGCCGGCAAGCCGGGCGTGATCTCGCTGGAACCGGGGCGGGCGCGTCGCTTCCACTGGACGGTGACGCTGCGCCCCGCCGGGGCCTGACGCCCCCGCCCCGGCATGCCGCCCTCGTCCCGGAACAGGGCGCGAATCCCGGGCGGAATCCGCCCGCCCTCGATTGACCCGCCGCGCCGGCGGAGTCACGGTCCGCGCCGTTCCAAGACAATCCCGTGACGCCCGGCGCCGCCGCGCCGGCGTCCGCGCAACGAGGACACGACGTGACCGAAACGCCCCTGGATGCGATCAGGCGATACGAGGATGAGCTGATCGCCATCCGCCGCGACATCCATGCTCATCCCGAGACCCGCTTCGAGGAGCATCGCACCGCCGCGCTGGTGGCGCAGAAGCTGCGCGAATGGGGGATCGACGAGGTCACCGAGGGCGTGGGTGGCACGGGCGTGGTCGGCACGCTGCGCGGCACCCGGCCGGGGCAGCGCGCGATCGGGCTGCGCGCCGACATGGATGCGCTGTTCATGGAGGAACAGACCGGGCTGCCGCATGCCTCCACCGTGCTGGGAAAGATGCATGCCTGCGGCCATGACGGGCACACCACCATGCTGCTCGGCGCGGCGAAGTACCTGAGCGGGAACCGCGACTTCGCCGGCACGGTGCAGCTGATCTTCCAGCCCGCGGAGGAGGCGGGGACCGGCGCGCCGGCCATGATCCGCGACGGGCTGTTCGAGCGTTTCCCCTGCGATGCCGTCTACGGGATGCACAACAGCCCCGGCATCCCGGTCGGGCAGTTCGCGATCCGCCCGGGGCCGAACCTGGCGGGGGCGGATTTCTGGGGCGTGACCTTCACGGGCACGGGCGGGCATGGCGGCGCCGCGCCGCACCTCGCCACGGATGCGACGGTGGTGCTGGGGCATTTCCTGCTGGGCGTGCACACCATCGCGGCGCGCTCGCTGGCGCCGACGGAACCCGCCGCGGTGAGCGTCGGGCATGTGCATTGCGGCACGCCGGAATCGCCGAACGTGATGCCCTCGCGCGTGCTGGTGCGCGGCACGGCACGGTATTTCGAGCCGAAGACGCAGGAGACCATCCGCCGCCGCCTGCGCGAACTGGCCGAGGGGCTGGCCGCGACCTATGGCGTGACGGCGGAGCTGGACTACCAGCCGCTCTGCATCCCCACCGTGAACGACGCGGAGAAGACCGAGGTGGCGCGCGCCGCCGCCGGGGCGGTGGTGGGCGCCGCGAAGGTCGGGGAGATCCCGATGAGCACGGGCGGCGAGGACTTCGCCTTCATGCTGCGCGAGAAGCCGGGAGCCTTCATCCGCATCGGCAACGGATCGAACCCGGACGGTAGCTTCCACAACGTCCACACGCCGCTCTACGACTTCAACGACGAAGCCCTGGCGCTGGGCGCGGCTTATTGGGCGAGCCTGGTGCGGCGGGAGCTGGGCTGGGCGGACGAGGAGGCGGCGAAGGCGGCCTGACGGCCACGCGATGCCTTCCATGGCCCGGCGGCGCCTTGGCGGCCGGGCCCGTTTTCCCGGCGGGTGGGGTATGTCGCGCCACGCCGCCAGGGCTGCCGGAGCCGCCGCCCGGCCCCGAAACCAGAAAGAACACGGCTGATGATCAAGACAGTCTCCCGCCGCGCGGCGCTGCTCGCCTCGCTGTTCCTGCCCCTCTGCGGCACGCTCGCGGCGCCCGCCGCCCGGGCCGAGCCGCTGTCGCTCGCGGTCAGCGCGCCGCCGGCCAGCATCGACCCGCATTACTACACGCTGACACCCAGCATCATGCTGTCGTCGCACATCTTCGGCCGGCTGGTGCAGCGCG from Roseomonas gilardii includes the following:
- a CDS encoding class-II fumarase/aspartase family protein — encoded protein: MTVNPADSAVFGALYGSEALREAAGDRAWLQRMLDVEAALARVEARLGLIPADAAPAITAAAQVGNLDMAALAVSTRNTGYPVVGLVKQLSQAAGAEAGRWTHWGATTQDILDTATVLVIRDALAIIERDLDRVCAALAARAEEHRGTVMAGRTHLQHALPVTFGYKCAVWLSPLLRMRERLAELRPRVLRVEFGGAVGTLASLGDRGAEVLAGLARELDLAEPEIPWHVAHDGFAELVSWCGLLTGSLSKFATDFMLLMQTEVAEVAEPHAPGRGGSSTMPQKRNPIACEYVIAQARGVGALVPQMLAALPHDQERGTGPWQAEPLAIFQSLLLTHGTLEQAVLVAEGMTVDAARMRRNLDSTGGLIMAEAVMMGLAPVLGREQAHHAVHHACDVALKEGVPLAEALSREEEVSSRLDREKIEALTDPAGYLGATSLFIDRVLQQAATLPRRNGKTA
- the pcaD gene encoding 3-oxoadipate enol-lactonase, encoding MFLRLDGNTFQAQVSGPANGEVLLLLHSLGTNAGIWEEPAEAFSNRYRVIRPDLRGHGMSGVTPGPYSIEGMARDMLGLLDLMGVESAHVAGISIGGMIAQSLAAQAPGRVRSLTLVDTALAIPPAQGWIDRAATVRAEGMAPLVETVVARWVTPASLGEPRTDALRAMLRRTDPEGYAGAAEAIAAADLTETSRRLSVPTLVLVGDGDQATPLASAEALRDAIPGARLEVIPDTAHIPTMERPEAVVAAMRGFLTAQAPVAAGDAYAAGLAVRKSVLGEAHVARASAAVTPLDQPFQDYITRNVWGQIWTRPGLPRHTRSLLTLAMMAALGREDEFVLHVRATRNTGVSPEEIAEVLLQVGAYAGVPVANHALKLAKKALTEMAGEAP
- a CDS encoding shikimate dehydrogenase — translated: MAHQAVLCGLIGHGIQASLTPAMHEREGDEQGLRSQYKLIDLHALGLGVEALPELLQAAERMGFTGLNITHPCKQAVIPLLDELSPDAAALGAVNTVLLRDGKRIGHNTDWSGYAEAFRRNMEGVALDRVVQLGAGGAGAAVAHALLTMGVGQLSIQDMDPARAQALAASLSERFGAGRAVACADLPAAMAAANGLVHCTPTGMAAHPGLPLPAELLRPALWVSEIVYFPLETELLRTARALGCRTLSGGGMAVFQAVQAFRLFTGREPDPERMLRHFAEMVGNRPG
- the aroQ gene encoding type II 3-dehydroquinate dehydratase → MVYVLNGPNLNLLGKRQPQIYGHETLADVEQACRETAAGLGLEIRFHQSNREYEIIDWIHEAREVAAGIVINPAAFTHTSVAILDALKTFEGPIIEVHISNVHQRESFRHHSYVTLAASGVIAGFGTQGYTLALQRVARLIGESK
- a CDS encoding DUF1489 family protein, which produces MDLADGGGAAQMGATVLHLIKLSVGPKDVAELRQIQARRLAEQPPLRHWTRMIPRRGGELLAGGSIYWVVAGFVRVRQRLVGLEEGQTADGRAQVGLVLDPELVPVEMRPQKPFQGWRYLQPEAAPADLPADGTVAEGLDALPPRLRRELRELGLI
- a CDS encoding aldose 1-epimerase family protein — protein: MDRDRLERHEIGSGALRAVISVQGAELQSLRDASGEEWLWQAGPAWPRHAPVLFPIVGRLPGDTLRHAEGTHRMTQHGFARDRRFTWLALTETACALRLTEDAETLAAYPFPFTLDVAFAVAESALACTVTVANTGEAPMPFSVGAHPAFAWPLPRGGAREEHGVTFLPDAAAPPGTLRDSLPVRRLSNGLLDRAETLPLRQGRLRLEDELFRKDALVMTWLSAHALRYDGPGGAMLEMVWEGYEDFGLWSKPGAEFLCLEPWAGYASPLGWDGEFAGKPGVISLEPGRARRFHWTVTLRPAGA
- a CDS encoding amidohydrolase, which codes for MTETPLDAIRRYEDELIAIRRDIHAHPETRFEEHRTAALVAQKLREWGIDEVTEGVGGTGVVGTLRGTRPGQRAIGLRADMDALFMEEQTGLPHASTVLGKMHACGHDGHTTMLLGAAKYLSGNRDFAGTVQLIFQPAEEAGTGAPAMIRDGLFERFPCDAVYGMHNSPGIPVGQFAIRPGPNLAGADFWGVTFTGTGGHGGAAPHLATDATVVLGHFLLGVHTIAARSLAPTEPAAVSVGHVHCGTPESPNVMPSRVLVRGTARYFEPKTQETIRRRLRELAEGLAATYGVTAELDYQPLCIPTVNDAEKTEVARAAAGAVVGAAKVGEIPMSTGGEDFAFMLREKPGAFIRIGNGSNPDGSFHNVHTPLYDFNDEALALGAAYWASLVRRELGWADEEAAKAA